The following are encoded together in the Thermodesulfobacteriota bacterium genome:
- the rimO gene encoding 30S ribosomal protein S12 methylthiotransferase RimO (catalyzes the methylthiolation of an aspartic acid residue of the S12 protein of the 30S ribosomal subunit) has protein sequence TFIVGFPGETEDEFEELLDFIEEAQFDRAGAFKYSQEEGTPAGTMGEQIPEEIKEERLERLMQAQSEVSLNKNKALVGTVHEGFIESVENGDYVARISTQAPEVDGYTYIKRDQELILGELVDIKITDADIYDLYGEIV, from the coding sequence ACTTTTATTGTCGGATTTCCTGGAGAGACAGAGGACGAGTTTGAAGAGCTTTTAGATTTTATAGAAGAAGCCCAGTTCGACAGAGCAGGCGCTTTTAAATACTCCCAGGAAGAAGGCACACCTGCTGGCACTATGGGTGAGCAAATCCCTGAGGAAATCAAAGAAGAGAGACTCGAGCGACTCATGCAGGCTCAGTCAGAGGTTTCTTTGAATAAGAATAAGGCTCTTGTTGGAACTGTTCATGAGGGTTTTATAGAGAGCGTTGAAAATGGCGACTATGTTGCAAGAATATCCACACAAGCCCCTGAAGTTGATGGCTATACTTATATCAAACGGGATCAAGAGCTTATCTTAGGTGAGCTTGTAGACATAAAAATAACAGATGCAGATATATATGATCTTTACGGCGAAATAGTTTAA